In one Halorubrum sp. CBA1229 genomic region, the following are encoded:
- the rimI gene encoding ribosomal protein S18-alanine N-acetyltransferase, whose translation MTPVDATIRRVERADLLAVVRIERACFSDPWPYDAFERLLDEPAFLVAERDGEVVGYVVADATPNHGRDIGHVKDLAVHPEARGEGLGRGLLRSALARLRGLGVAVVRLEVRESNAVARSLYADEGFEPVRRVSNYYRDGEDAIVLVVDLAEWAAGA comes from the coding sequence GTGACCCCCGTCGACGCCACGATCCGCCGGGTCGAGCGCGCGGACCTGCTCGCGGTGGTGCGGATCGAGCGGGCGTGCTTCTCGGACCCGTGGCCGTACGACGCCTTCGAGCGGCTGCTCGACGAGCCCGCGTTCCTCGTCGCCGAGCGCGACGGCGAGGTCGTCGGCTACGTCGTCGCGGACGCCACGCCGAACCACGGCCGCGACATCGGCCACGTCAAGGACCTCGCGGTCCACCCGGAGGCGCGCGGTGAAGGGCTCGGGCGGGGACTGCTCCGCTCGGCGCTCGCGCGGCTCCGCGGTCTCGGCGTCGCGGTCGTGCGCTTGGAGGTCCGCGAGAGCAACGCGGTCGCGAGGTCGCTGTACGCGGACGAGGGGTTCGAGCCCGTCCGCCGCGTCTCGAACTACTACCGAGACGGGGAGGACGCCATCGTGCTCGTCGTCGACCTCGCGGAGTGGGCGGCGGGGGCGTAA
- a CDS encoding Dam family site-specific DNA-(adenine-N6)-methyltransferase yields the protein MAEPILKWVGGKRQLLQELRAHFPISYEEYHEPFIGGGAVFFEMEPTEGSINDLNRRLITFYEVIRDYPEDLIEENQRHRYEEGYYYDARDRFNELHQLEERSIEQEIEEASLMLYLNRTGYNGLYRVNQSNEFNVPFGTHRNPDFVRERQIRKASAVLEHIEIYNRDFSYLKDRAAEGDLVYFDPPYEPVSQTADFTEYQSEGFNKDDQRRLRDLAEQLSNTGVNVVISNSPPVWELYQDIDEFDVSTVGASRMINSDPDNRDDVAEVIITNVAKEDQQQQDLGNYV from the coding sequence ATGGCTGAGCCGATTCTTAAGTGGGTAGGTGGGAAGCGACAGTTGCTTCAGGAGCTAAGAGCACACTTCCCGATTTCGTATGAGGAGTACCACGAGCCGTTTATTGGAGGAGGAGCGGTGTTCTTTGAAATGGAACCCACTGAAGGATCAATAAACGATCTCAACCGACGATTGATTACATTCTATGAAGTTATTCGAGATTATCCAGAGGACCTAATAGAGGAGAATCAGCGGCACAGATACGAAGAAGGCTATTATTACGACGCCCGAGATCGTTTTAATGAATTACATCAGCTCGAAGAGCGGTCGATAGAACAGGAGATAGAGGAAGCGAGCTTGATGTTGTATCTAAATCGAACAGGGTATAACGGACTTTATCGTGTTAACCAATCTAACGAATTTAATGTGCCATTCGGGACTCACCGGAATCCGGACTTTGTCAGAGAACGCCAAATTCGGAAGGCAAGTGCCGTTCTTGAACATATTGAGATATACAATAGAGACTTTTCATATTTGAAGGACCGCGCAGCCGAAGGTGATCTCGTGTATTTCGATCCCCCCTACGAACCCGTATCACAGACCGCGGATTTTACCGAATATCAGTCCGAAGGGTTCAATAAAGACGATCAACGGCGTCTCCGAGATTTAGCCGAGCAACTCAGTAATACGGGAGTCAACGTCGTAATCTCGAATTCACCACCGGTGTGGGAATTGTACCAAGATATCGACGAATTCGATGTGAGCACTGTCGGTGCGTCGAGGATGATAAACAGCGATCCGGATAACCGGGACGATGTCGCTGAAGTGATCATCACAAATGTCGCGAAAGAAGACCAGCAGCAGCAGGATCTGGGAAATTACGTCTAA
- a CDS encoding PAS domain-containing protein, with product MTLRPSDRSSAPRDDSLHDDDGRPSDEHRHSTADGGSSSDPTAGPDLDAAAPATAADRGSDRFVAAVAVDGEVLFAGPSVPAVLGVERDALLGDNLLEHVHPNDRDPVSDALSAVAADRTVTHRLRHASGGYVWVESVVDEELAPEFGGRVVTARRVDVDRAFPERFRQFLEYGTDLVTVVDDDGLVRYESPSIEEVLGYEQGSTVGRSPLGYVHPDDRERVTERFYRALDDPEAAPTMEYRYRTADGDWVWLESRTRSLPDAAVGQLLINSRDVSERKARERRLTDRNERLDRFAGIVSHDLRNPLSVIRGSMEMARLQGDTEPLERGERAVDRIDQLVSELLTLARQGSGIDEPTEFDLEGAVREAWATAGSDDATLVVGAHARVRGDRGRLRQALENLFRNCVEHGSTGGRTNSDDRVDHTSDGGDDLTVVVSATAEGFLVADDGPGIDPEHRDEAFDPGFTTSADGTGYGLDIVREVVESHGWTVRLRPDADVPALPPAVPQPDGACFVVEAPGPDAVTAAEPWIDG from the coding sequence GTGACCCTCCGTCCAAGCGATCGGTCGTCCGCCCCGCGGGACGATTCACTTCACGACGACGACGGGCGGCCCTCTGATGAGCACCGACATTCGACGGCCGACGGGGGATCGAGCTCCGATCCGACGGCCGGACCCGATCTCGACGCGGCGGCCCCGGCGACCGCGGCCGACCGCGGCTCGGACCGGTTCGTCGCGGCCGTCGCCGTCGACGGCGAGGTGCTGTTCGCGGGGCCGTCGGTGCCCGCGGTGCTGGGCGTCGAACGGGATGCGCTGCTGGGCGACAACCTGCTCGAGCACGTCCACCCGAACGACCGCGACCCCGTCTCCGACGCGCTCTCCGCGGTCGCGGCCGACCGCACCGTCACCCACCGGCTCCGACACGCGAGCGGCGGCTACGTCTGGGTCGAGTCCGTCGTCGACGAGGAGCTCGCCCCGGAGTTCGGCGGGCGCGTCGTCACCGCGCGCCGCGTCGACGTCGACCGCGCCTTCCCGGAGCGGTTCCGCCAGTTCCTCGAGTACGGGACCGACCTAGTCACCGTCGTCGACGACGACGGGCTGGTCAGGTACGAGAGCCCCTCAATCGAGGAGGTGCTCGGCTACGAGCAGGGATCGACCGTCGGTCGGTCGCCGCTCGGGTACGTCCACCCCGACGACCGCGAGCGCGTGACAGAGCGGTTCTACCGCGCCCTCGACGACCCCGAGGCGGCGCCGACGATGGAGTACCGATACCGCACCGCCGACGGCGACTGGGTCTGGTTGGAGTCGCGGACGCGCTCCCTGCCGGACGCCGCGGTCGGACAGCTCCTCATCAACTCTCGGGACGTGAGCGAGCGGAAGGCGCGCGAGCGACGGCTCACCGACCGCAACGAGCGGCTCGACCGGTTCGCTGGCATCGTCTCGCACGACCTCCGGAACCCGCTGTCCGTGATCCGCGGGTCGATGGAGATGGCGCGGCTGCAGGGGGACACCGAGCCGCTGGAGCGCGGCGAGCGCGCGGTCGACAGAATCGATCAGCTCGTCTCCGAGCTGCTGACGCTCGCCCGGCAGGGGTCGGGGATCGACGAGCCGACCGAGTTCGACCTCGAAGGGGCCGTCCGCGAGGCCTGGGCGACCGCCGGAAGCGACGACGCGACGCTCGTCGTCGGCGCCCACGCCCGGGTCCGCGGCGACCGCGGGCGCCTGCGACAGGCGCTGGAGAACCTGTTCCGGAACTGCGTCGAGCACGGCTCGACTGGCGGCCGGACGAACTCCGACGACCGCGTCGACCACACCTCTGACGGCGGTGACGACCTCACCGTCGTCGTGAGCGCGACCGCGGAGGGATTCCTCGTCGCCGACGACGGTCCGGGGATCGACCCCGAGCACCGCGACGAAGCGTTCGACCCCGGCTTCACCACCAGCGCCGACGGGACCGGGTACGGCCTCGACATCGTCCGCGAGGTCGTCGAATCTCACGGGTGGACGGTCCGGCTCCGGCCGGACGCGGACGTGCCCGCCCTCCCGCCTGCGGTCCCGCAGCCGGACGGCGCGTGCTTCGTCGTCGAGGCGCCGGGCCCCGACGCGGTTACGGCGGCGGAGCCGTGGATCGACGGCTGA
- a CDS encoding DNA methyltransferase, protein MSSDTCESAVELELLASGMAKQHENFLDALQELIDNSVAASINSESYFDNPDEQVEISIHFVRGEDTVTTYISDTGPGISRQELQNHVFRTGNKEISEGILNNVGWGLKASLAWFEESLKQRDAGNDTNWFSLVTQTSQSECIRVDGPITGDLPISSADESEWEIGLPDTVPTFKDSDHGTHIHATCARSQFDNDVWPSADSLETKIQYVRERLGVLFRRLLSVQEANQIVISYHDLPNNDRGTFEVVPVRPIYSDEDQMKAHQFEVSTALGDHYEVQYEAGTLDIDAMADKAKDEYPGLLTQSGKFRYRYRPSQNRQGVDIYANGRVLMTSVFEDLFDLTRNNQYNYFGGTLRIFPKGETTEVPTDNKKTRLDTNSELWREIQGTLSQEELLPDGREYGKRVSTGGASIETKADQAESQSKTSESPPTFDPDSGIFGLHHGDARSIVPAIKDHTADSADEEGGIIDATVTSPPYYDLKEYGSRDQDEIGQHGTYVEYLEELRDLFSEVYELTDDDGSLWIVVNTFRRNREIVQLPFDLARVCQNLDQGLECSNCGNTILRGVDELDSRKTTCPNCGHTTTNDDSWILQDIVVWNKNRALPYTKEGRLRNVFEYILCFSKTPEFELKMDRIRESDPNGFQQWWADFPERYHPLGKLPENIWEFEPPTRGSFTGEADVFDHPAAFPPDLVERILTLSTDDNDVVLDPFAGSGVVVGQAELMNRKAIGAELNNKYCDAYPDLKQYLQDHDEGQEQVASQEDLDRIICGLRQIKYARELLRTVAGEVGLSSPSQLEIHTVFLVSRELGHQSVGEDIHGQVDVVLLVDNETTARDALDYVEKAEEATTIQPCSGFGIHARPLVLTTEEFISEISEGTYDHLPEDLYVYENGRHYVYSEGVSYEEWRKMNDGSELWTKKYSDDDTPPIVSNIGIEVNHPKHSMETISRELSGNHEFILNLPSGDKQQSIIDSN, encoded by the coding sequence ATGAGTAGTGATACCTGCGAGTCTGCCGTAGAACTAGAACTGCTGGCCTCTGGGATGGCGAAGCAACATGAGAACTTCCTAGACGCACTACAAGAGCTGATTGACAACTCCGTCGCCGCCTCGATAAATAGTGAATCGTACTTTGACAACCCAGATGAGCAGGTGGAAATTTCAATACACTTTGTTCGTGGAGAAGACACAGTAACCACATATATTTCCGATACGGGACCAGGAATCTCTAGACAAGAATTACAAAATCACGTCTTTAGAACAGGAAATAAAGAGATATCTGAAGGGATACTTAACAACGTTGGATGGGGATTAAAGGCTAGCCTCGCGTGGTTTGAGGAATCACTCAAACAGCGAGATGCTGGTAATGATACCAATTGGTTTTCATTAGTTACTCAGACGAGCCAAAGTGAGTGTATTCGTGTAGACGGGCCTATCACGGGTGATCTACCAATATCGAGTGCAGATGAAAGTGAATGGGAGATTGGCCTCCCTGATACAGTTCCAACATTCAAAGATTCAGACCACGGTACGCATATCCATGCAACCTGTGCTCGCTCACAGTTTGACAACGACGTTTGGCCATCTGCGGATTCTCTCGAGACCAAAATACAGTATGTACGCGAACGTCTAGGTGTTCTGTTTCGTCGGCTATTATCTGTACAAGAAGCCAATCAGATTGTTATTAGCTATCATGATCTACCAAATAATGATAGAGGAACGTTTGAGGTGGTCCCTGTCCGGCCGATCTATTCTGATGAGGACCAAATGAAAGCGCATCAATTTGAGGTTTCGACGGCATTAGGAGACCACTATGAGGTACAGTATGAAGCCGGGACGTTAGATATTGATGCTATGGCCGATAAGGCAAAGGATGAGTATCCGGGTCTACTCACTCAGAGCGGTAAATTTCGATACCGCTATCGACCCAGTCAGAACAGACAGGGGGTCGACATCTATGCAAATGGCCGTGTCTTGATGACATCGGTCTTTGAGGACCTATTCGACCTAACTCGAAATAACCAGTACAACTACTTTGGGGGAACGTTGCGGATTTTCCCGAAGGGCGAAACGACCGAAGTTCCAACTGATAACAAGAAAACAAGGTTGGACACGAACAGTGAGCTATGGCGCGAAATTCAGGGGACTCTATCGCAAGAAGAGCTACTTCCCGATGGAAGAGAGTACGGTAAGCGGGTCTCTACAGGCGGAGCCTCTATCGAGACAAAGGCGGACCAAGCCGAGAGTCAATCCAAGACGTCTGAGTCCCCACCGACATTTGATCCAGACTCCGGCATTTTCGGTCTTCACCACGGTGACGCTAGATCGATTGTCCCGGCGATCAAAGATCACACTGCTGACTCCGCTGATGAAGAAGGAGGCATTATCGATGCCACAGTTACATCACCTCCGTACTACGATCTCAAAGAATACGGGTCCCGAGACCAGGACGAGATCGGTCAGCACGGCACATACGTTGAATATCTTGAAGAGCTACGAGACCTCTTCTCAGAAGTTTATGAACTTACTGACGACGATGGATCGCTCTGGATAGTTGTCAACACCTTCAGACGAAACAGAGAAATCGTGCAACTTCCGTTTGACCTCGCTCGGGTATGCCAAAACCTTGATCAGGGACTTGAGTGCTCTAACTGTGGAAATACAATTCTAAGAGGAGTTGACGAACTCGATTCTCGTAAGACGACGTGTCCGAATTGTGGTCACACGACCACAAACGACGACTCGTGGATCCTACAAGACATCGTCGTCTGGAATAAGAATCGAGCCCTTCCTTACACCAAAGAAGGCAGATTGAGAAACGTATTTGAGTACATACTTTGTTTCAGCAAAACCCCTGAGTTTGAGCTCAAAATGGATCGGATTCGTGAATCCGATCCTAATGGGTTTCAACAGTGGTGGGCCGACTTCCCAGAACGGTACCATCCACTTGGAAAGCTTCCAGAGAACATTTGGGAATTTGAGCCACCAACACGCGGTTCGTTTACTGGTGAGGCGGATGTATTTGATCATCCAGCGGCCTTCCCGCCAGACCTAGTAGAAAGAATTCTCACACTCTCAACTGATGATAACGACGTCGTGCTTGATCCATTCGCCGGTTCGGGTGTAGTTGTGGGCCAAGCAGAATTGATGAATAGAAAAGCGATCGGCGCCGAGCTCAACAACAAGTATTGTGACGCGTATCCTGATCTAAAACAATATCTACAGGACCACGATGAAGGGCAGGAACAGGTCGCATCTCAGGAAGATCTTGATCGAATTATATGCGGATTGCGTCAAATCAAATATGCACGTGAGCTACTACGAACAGTAGCTGGTGAGGTTGGATTGTCTAGTCCGTCTCAATTAGAAATCCATACCGTATTCCTCGTGAGCCGAGAACTCGGCCATCAATCGGTAGGAGAAGACATCCACGGTCAGGTAGATGTCGTTCTACTCGTAGATAATGAAACAACTGCACGAGACGCATTAGATTACGTCGAAAAAGCAGAGGAAGCGACTACTATACAGCCCTGCTCTGGATTTGGAATTCACGCTCGTCCGCTCGTTTTGACCACTGAGGAATTCATTTCGGAAATCTCTGAGGGGACCTACGATCACCTTCCTGAGGACCTCTATGTGTATGAGAACGGTCGTCACTACGTTTACTCGGAAGGTGTATCGTACGAAGAGTGGAGAAAAATGAATGATGGGTCCGAATTATGGACCAAGAAATATTCAGATGATGACACCCCACCAATTGTGAGCAATATCGGTATTGAGGTAAATCACCCAAAACACTCGATGGAAACAATCTCTCGGGAACTGTCTGGTAATCACGAGTTCATATTGAACTTGCCTTCTGGTGACAAACAGCAGTCAATCATCGACTCAAACTAA
- a CDS encoding site-specific DNA-methyltransferase — protein sequence MSDEPDSQYRIYQHDSRELKTRLEKEFSNVDGLVDTIITSPPYADLVDYGDQDEQVGKQSYEDFLSDIREIYKQCYEIAADDCTLWIVTDTYKTGGRVVRLPFDIADELENLPNYETCLEENCNGCLQRNRGDGSLICRECGSVYDPLQDSWRMEDNIIWDKLRTRPWHQKGRLRNVYEHITMFSKTDDFKYDKDAIRITDTDEFERWWVNYPERYNPKGMVPSNVWDFPIPKQGQWGPKVSYHPSPFPEGLVERIVHLASEPGDVVFDPFAGIGTTLAIAEALDRKPLGFELNEEYIDYYEKHVRPTALREVGTVQSTLRDEQAELAQKIYTLRIHKYAYELYKELANSDDHDIRGDQIEFIHAFSDPSTFSDSDDPSAELLFVSSSKEAFTGIEMEDAKEGMLSENKGSGDYYGVEFDARFTTVDQYLNKYSAEYNQDSERRFHLYVNGIHSWAEHSFSPEDWKALVEEGEWKRYQSNKNPPLVSNLKIQVENPMDKRKRDTDGRQANFTNFS from the coding sequence ATGAGCGACGAACCAGACTCTCAATATCGCATATATCAACATGACTCACGAGAGTTGAAAACGAGACTGGAGAAAGAATTCAGTAACGTTGACGGGCTCGTCGATACCATCATTACTTCTCCCCCGTATGCTGACCTCGTCGATTATGGCGATCAAGATGAGCAGGTAGGAAAACAGAGCTATGAGGATTTTCTCAGCGATATTCGGGAGATATACAAGCAATGTTACGAGATTGCAGCAGATGACTGTACCCTATGGATCGTAACAGATACGTACAAAACCGGTGGTCGTGTCGTTCGACTCCCGTTTGATATTGCTGACGAGCTCGAGAATTTACCGAATTATGAGACGTGTCTCGAAGAGAATTGTAATGGGTGTCTTCAACGCAACCGGGGAGATGGCTCGTTAATCTGCCGAGAGTGTGGGTCAGTGTACGATCCACTACAGGATTCGTGGCGGATGGAAGACAATATTATCTGGGATAAGCTCCGGACACGGCCTTGGCACCAGAAAGGACGCCTGCGTAACGTCTATGAGCACATTACGATGTTCTCAAAGACGGATGATTTCAAATACGACAAGGATGCCATCCGGATTACGGATACAGACGAATTTGAGCGGTGGTGGGTGAATTACCCAGAACGGTACAATCCAAAGGGGATGGTTCCGAGTAATGTCTGGGATTTCCCAATCCCGAAACAGGGACAGTGGGGACCAAAGGTAAGTTACCATCCGAGCCCGTTTCCGGAAGGTCTCGTAGAAAGAATCGTACATCTAGCATCTGAGCCTGGAGATGTCGTATTCGATCCGTTTGCGGGAATTGGAACCACTCTTGCGATTGCCGAAGCACTAGACAGAAAACCACTCGGATTCGAACTTAATGAAGAATATATTGATTATTACGAGAAGCACGTGCGACCAACTGCTCTTCGTGAGGTAGGAACTGTCCAGTCGACACTACGAGACGAGCAGGCGGAACTCGCACAGAAGATCTACACTCTTCGGATCCACAAATACGCATACGAACTATACAAAGAGCTCGCAAACTCCGACGACCATGATATTCGGGGAGATCAAATCGAGTTCATTCATGCGTTCAGTGATCCCTCAACATTCAGTGATTCCGATGATCCGAGTGCGGAGTTACTCTTCGTTTCTAGTTCGAAAGAGGCCTTCACAGGCATAGAAATGGAAGATGCGAAGGAAGGAATGCTTTCTGAGAACAAAGGTTCTGGAGACTACTACGGTGTCGAATTTGATGCTAGGTTTACTACCGTTGATCAATATCTCAACAAGTATTCGGCAGAATATAATCAGGACTCGGAGAGACGGTTCCACCTTTATGTCAACGGAATCCACAGTTGGGCCGAACACAGCTTCTCGCCCGAAGATTGGAAAGCACTTGTTGAAGAAGGCGAATGGAAGCGATATCAGTCGAATAAGAACCCGCCACTCGTGTCAAACCTGAAAATACAGGTAGAAAATCCGATGGACAAACGGAAGCGAGATACCGATGGCCGCCAAGCGAACTTCACCAATTTTAGCTAA
- a CDS encoding AAA family ATPase encodes MTNLQFLSITLNDYRQYKGEQKIDLQIRNDRHINVIEGQNGAGKSNILNSITLCFYGTEEHLKDEKEGGLETFPLVNRDRLEDLDEDETAKGYVEIELGENEPEYVFKREFTTVKTPSGFNSTIGDLRLQRRVNRDWKPVDNPHTYLNEILPTRVHEYFLFDGERLHEFFEEGYPERVQTAILDVSHIELLNRSLDHLEKMDTEIGRKASNFEGEAKRLKNQLDEKKQEREQKKERKQELEANIAEAESTITGIDNKLRDSSDAAVREKQERRKYLNDRLDQLEDEIDDLKEETTEEMVQAAPIIYNLKALEYTHEQFAELAQTGQLPPKIQDWFVQELLEKGECICGANLDSDEEKRRHLAELEQEMSLVMQENLEGKAEIPRIIEDGQDSLRQIIENRKKISERQTEVDNVDVELRDISNELKNYDLPEDVDVSSLESQRSEIEDRITEMSQEIGRVDQQIETLTEKIDELDEEWRDEAAKEDKHRRLMRKLDFVEEASEEISEIKQTILTQIRKNTEENMNQYFNDLIWKDEEYTVELGENYTVSVYGKHGDNKIGSLSAGEKQVLALSFMSALTKISGFNAPIVIDTPLGRISSKPKKRIAQNLPTYLKDTQITFLMTDEEYTDDVRARLQNSVANEYQLDYSNEVTEVREV; translated from the coding sequence ATGACGAATTTACAGTTTTTATCGATCACGCTGAATGACTACCGTCAGTACAAGGGTGAACAGAAGATAGATCTTCAAATCCGTAATGATCGTCATATAAATGTCATAGAGGGTCAAAACGGTGCTGGAAAGTCCAACATCCTGAATTCGATCACTCTCTGTTTTTATGGTACTGAGGAACATCTAAAAGACGAGAAGGAGGGTGGATTGGAGACGTTTCCTCTCGTTAACCGAGACCGTCTCGAAGATCTTGATGAAGATGAGACGGCAAAGGGATATGTCGAAATAGAACTTGGAGAAAACGAGCCCGAATACGTTTTTAAACGAGAATTTACCACCGTCAAAACGCCTTCTGGGTTCAATAGCACTATTGGGGATTTACGTCTTCAACGTCGAGTAAACCGAGACTGGAAACCAGTCGATAATCCCCATACCTACCTGAATGAGATATTACCTACTCGTGTACATGAATACTTCCTATTCGACGGAGAACGTCTTCACGAATTCTTCGAGGAAGGTTACCCAGAGAGGGTTCAGACAGCAATACTCGATGTCTCTCACATCGAGCTATTAAACCGATCTCTGGACCATCTCGAGAAGATGGACACAGAAATCGGACGAAAGGCATCCAACTTCGAAGGAGAAGCAAAACGGTTGAAAAATCAGCTTGACGAAAAGAAGCAGGAACGTGAGCAAAAGAAGGAAAGAAAACAAGAGTTAGAAGCAAACATCGCTGAAGCAGAGTCCACAATCACTGGAATAGATAATAAGCTAAGAGACAGTAGTGATGCCGCGGTTCGCGAAAAGCAAGAACGCCGAAAGTATTTGAATGACCGCCTAGACCAACTCGAAGACGAAATTGACGATCTGAAGGAAGAAACGACTGAGGAGATGGTGCAAGCAGCACCCATCATCTACAATCTCAAAGCGTTGGAATATACGCATGAGCAATTCGCGGAATTGGCTCAGACTGGTCAACTTCCACCGAAGATCCAAGACTGGTTCGTACAGGAACTCCTTGAGAAGGGAGAGTGTATCTGCGGTGCCAATCTTGATTCCGATGAAGAAAAGCGACGCCACCTCGCAGAACTTGAACAAGAGATGTCTCTCGTGATGCAAGAGAATCTTGAAGGAAAAGCTGAAATTCCGCGTATTATCGAAGACGGTCAGGACTCTCTTCGTCAAATTATTGAGAATCGTAAAAAGATCTCTGAACGCCAGACTGAAGTTGATAATGTGGATGTCGAACTACGCGACATTTCTAACGAGCTCAAGAACTACGATTTACCTGAGGATGTCGATGTGAGTAGTCTTGAATCTCAACGTAGCGAAATTGAGGATCGAATTACCGAAATGAGCCAAGAGATCGGTCGAGTGGACCAACAGATTGAGACTCTGACCGAAAAGATCGACGAGCTTGATGAAGAGTGGCGTGATGAAGCGGCAAAAGAGGACAAACACCGGAGGCTGATGAGGAAACTGGACTTCGTTGAGGAGGCCAGTGAGGAGATTTCCGAGATTAAGCAGACTATCCTCACACAAATCCGGAAAAATACAGAAGAGAACATGAATCAGTACTTTAATGATCTCATTTGGAAGGATGAGGAGTATACTGTTGAGCTAGGAGAGAACTATACTGTAAGCGTGTATGGAAAACACGGCGACAACAAAATCGGATCCCTGTCAGCCGGTGAGAAACAAGTTCTCGCATTATCGTTCATGTCTGCCTTAACCAAGATTAGTGGATTTAACGCGCCAATAGTAATCGACACTCCTCTTGGAAGGATCTCGAGCAAACCAAAGAAACGTATCGCACAAAATCTCCCAACGTACTTGAAAGATACTCAAATAACGTTCCTCATGACTGACGAGGAATATACCGATGATGTCCGTGCCCGTCTGCAAAACAGCGTTGCTAACGAATATCAGCTTGACTATTCGAATGAAGTTACCGAGGTGAGAGAAGTATGA